In Cupriavidus basilensis, the following proteins share a genomic window:
- a CDS encoding aconitase family protein — protein MEATIRFDGRVLYLSQDPACVRAQLDGKPMTRAEAGPLRDNISTDEITPVTIMLTYDERLGQFPYVGFQAGGEQPIGRDAIRNGGFAVTVAGKRYGKGSSRESSPLAELSAGIRLIVAESFERIYQQNCDNIGILTTTDFTVLDRVLAGEAIPIEAFLAGRDALTRQVIRAGGLLAYSRAASWPAAGEGAQATQATGSAAPRTLVEKIIARHLLPGTPSAECGQGVFVAADWRFSHDYFTGMCAHLMHRAFGKPATLREPDHIIAFQDHLVLAAQSFPHVRDGLLPGVANLMQGHSSFAHDYPVRSHNALPGDVPGSEGICHALMAEQYALPGQVVVGTDSHTPHSGALGCLAFGAGATDVANSWVTGYVRCKVPETLRVEVEGELAPGVSAKDIVLYLLQMDAIRSGGAIGVVFEYAGSTVRALSIDERATLTNMVAELGGFTGIVEPDDKTVAFLKARRGVDFAIEDWMRSDAGATYRDVIRIDAAAIAPMVARPGDPGNGIAANTLAQPVPVDIAYGGSCTAGKREDFDYYHEVLRWGLEHGLKVSPRTRLFLQFGTLGVKAYCEARGYMDTFAAAGATLVMPGCGSCANCGPGASTTSEQVTISAINRNFPGRSGPGQVWLASPYTVAASALAGQISTFGQLQASCAAP, from the coding sequence ATGGAAGCCACCATCCGCTTCGACGGCCGCGTGCTGTACCTGTCGCAAGACCCAGCCTGCGTGCGCGCCCAACTCGACGGCAAGCCGATGACCCGGGCCGAGGCCGGCCCGCTGCGCGACAACATCTCCACCGATGAGATCACGCCCGTCACGATCATGCTTACCTACGATGAGCGTCTGGGGCAATTCCCTTACGTGGGGTTCCAGGCGGGGGGCGAGCAGCCGATCGGCCGCGATGCCATCCGCAATGGCGGCTTTGCCGTCACGGTGGCCGGCAAGCGCTATGGCAAGGGTTCTTCGCGCGAGTCCAGCCCGCTGGCGGAGCTGTCGGCCGGCATCCGCCTGATCGTTGCCGAGAGCTTCGAGCGCATCTACCAGCAGAACTGCGACAACATCGGCATCCTGACCACCACGGATTTCACCGTGCTCGACCGCGTGCTGGCGGGTGAGGCGATTCCCATCGAGGCGTTCCTCGCCGGGCGCGATGCGCTGACCCGGCAGGTGATCCGTGCCGGCGGCCTGCTGGCCTATAGCCGCGCGGCAAGCTGGCCGGCAGCGGGCGAGGGCGCGCAGGCAACGCAGGCAACCGGCAGCGCCGCACCGCGCACCTTGGTGGAAAAAATCATCGCCCGCCATCTGCTTCCTGGCACCCCGAGCGCCGAGTGCGGCCAGGGCGTGTTCGTGGCGGCGGACTGGCGCTTCTCGCACGACTACTTCACCGGCATGTGCGCGCACCTGATGCACCGCGCTTTCGGCAAGCCGGCAACGCTGCGCGAGCCGGATCACATCATCGCGTTCCAGGATCACCTGGTGCTGGCGGCCCAGAGCTTCCCGCATGTGCGCGACGGCTTGTTGCCAGGGGTGGCCAACCTGATGCAGGGGCATAGCAGCTTTGCGCACGACTACCCGGTGCGCTCGCATAACGCGCTTCCCGGCGACGTCCCCGGCTCGGAAGGCATTTGCCATGCGCTGATGGCCGAGCAGTACGCGCTGCCGGGGCAGGTGGTGGTGGGCACCGATTCGCACACGCCGCATTCCGGCGCGCTGGGTTGCCTGGCGTTTGGCGCGGGCGCCACCGATGTCGCCAATAGCTGGGTCACGGGCTACGTGCGCTGCAAGGTGCCGGAAACCCTGCGTGTGGAGGTGGAGGGCGAGCTGGCGCCGGGCGTGAGCGCCAAGGACATCGTGCTCTACCTGCTGCAGATGGACGCAATCCGCTCGGGCGGCGCGATCGGCGTGGTGTTCGAGTACGCCGGCAGCACGGTGCGGGCCTTGTCGATCGACGAGCGCGCCACGCTGACCAATATGGTCGCCGAGCTGGGCGGCTTCACCGGCATCGTCGAGCCAGACGACAAGACCGTGGCCTTCCTGAAGGCGCGGCGCGGCGTCGATTTTGCGATCGAGGACTGGATGCGCAGCGATGCCGGCGCAACCTATCGCGACGTGATCCGCATCGACGCCGCCGCCATCGCGCCCATGGTGGCGCGTCCCGGAGACCCCGGCAATGGCATTGCGGCCAACACGCTGGCGCAGCCGGTGCCGGTGGACATTGCCTACGGCGGGTCCTGCACCGCAGGCAAGCGGGAGGATTTCGACTACTACCACGAGGTGCTGCGCTGGGGCCTGGAGCATGGCCTCAAGGTGTCGCCCCGCACCCGGCTGTTCCTGCAGTTCGGCACCCTCGGCGTGAAGGCTTACTGCGAAGCGCGCGGCTATATGGACACCTTCGCCGCCGCCGGCGCCACGCTGGTCATGCCGGGCTGCGGCTCGTGCGCCAACTGCGGGCCGGGCGCTTCCACCACCAGCGAGCAGGTCACCATCAGCGCCATCAACCGCAATTTCCCCGGCCGCTCGGGGCCGGGCCAGGTCTGGCTGGCCAGTCCTTACACGGTGGCCGCGAGCGCGCTGGCGGGGCAGATCAGCACATTCGGGCAATTGCAGGCAAGCTGCGCCGCACCCTAG
- a CDS encoding LysR family transcriptional regulator: MDNLLRKLDLTSLRLFVAVCQEQNIARAAEREFIAPSAVSRRIAEIEALIGLPVIERHARGITVTAVGETVLRHALAIIGSVEALSAELSRFTSGACGNVRLVCNLGAIVQFLPEDLAAFGRVYPDVGIELEEQHSPEVLRMVGERSADFGICNAIQGVEQFVSLPYREDQLCVLVPRGHALASAQQVRFADLLGETFVALRDESALSRLLAEQAARLNEALKIKIRVASLDALCRMVHVGLGIAVVPRQVGELYLNTLDVVARPLSDPWATRQLVVVFHSREHLSASALALVGFLCRE, encoded by the coding sequence ATGGACAACCTGCTCAGAAAACTCGACCTGACCTCGCTGCGGCTGTTCGTTGCCGTTTGCCAGGAACAGAATATTGCCCGCGCCGCCGAGCGCGAATTCATTGCGCCGTCGGCGGTGAGCCGCCGCATTGCCGAGATCGAAGCGCTGATCGGCCTGCCCGTGATCGAGCGCCATGCGCGCGGCATCACGGTGACGGCGGTGGGCGAGACGGTGCTGCGGCATGCGCTGGCCATCATTGGCAGTGTCGAGGCGCTCAGCGCGGAACTGTCGCGTTTTACCTCCGGCGCGTGCGGCAACGTGCGCCTGGTGTGCAACCTTGGCGCCATCGTGCAGTTCCTGCCGGAGGACCTGGCGGCCTTTGGACGCGTGTATCCCGATGTCGGCATCGAGCTGGAGGAGCAGCACAGCCCCGAGGTGCTGCGCATGGTGGGCGAGCGCAGCGCGGACTTTGGCATCTGCAATGCGATCCAGGGCGTGGAGCAGTTTGTCTCGCTGCCTTACCGGGAGGACCAGCTTTGCGTGCTGGTGCCGCGCGGGCATGCGCTGGCGTCGGCGCAGCAGGTGCGCTTTGCTGACTTGTTGGGCGAGACCTTCGTCGCGCTGCGCGATGAGAGTGCGTTGAGCCGCCTGCTGGCGGAGCAGGCGGCGCGCTTGAACGAGGCGCTCAAGATCAAGATCCGGGTGGCGAGCCTGGATGCCTTGTGCCGCATGGTGCATGTCGGGCTGGGGATTGCTGTCGTGCCGAGGCAGGTGGGCGAGCTTTACCTCAACACCCTGGACGTGGTGGCGCGGCCGCTATCGGACCCCTGGGCGACACGGCAACTGGTGGTGGTGTTTCACTCCCGGGAGCATCTTTCGGCGAGCGCTTTGGCCTTGGTGGGCTTTCTCTGCCGGGAATAG
- a CDS encoding DUF1484 family protein, with protein MPARTPCAEQSTLLEAPAHQFAISRQSPLIADLIELTYPANADDRDRIRAQNAAYQLGTLSTTILDITQQGCAELWRVSAGLAAVLRLLEADEEADMDTVGIQCLLAPLKEQLDQAVSRVQEML; from the coding sequence ATGCCCGCTCGTACTCCCTGCGCTGAGCAATCCACTCTTCTTGAAGCCCCGGCGCACCAATTCGCCATCTCCCGCCAATCCCCCCTGATCGCCGATCTGATCGAGTTGACCTATCCGGCTAACGCCGACGACAGGGACCGTATCCGGGCGCAAAATGCCGCCTACCAGCTCGGCACACTCAGTACCACCATCCTCGACATTACCCAGCAAGGCTGCGCAGAGCTATGGCGCGTAAGCGCCGGGCTCGCGGCTGTGCTGCGCCTGCTGGAGGCCGACGAGGAAGCCGACATGGACACGGTCGGCATTCAGTGCCTGCTGGCCCCGCTGAAGGAGCAACTCGACCAGGCGGTCAGCCGGGTACAGGAAATGCTCTGA
- a CDS encoding Imm50 family immunity protein: MSREISKREVGQTLVQNSELVLNAFDYWPAFHDSEVVTFCKRMAEEAGRHVADATIAVRHGGQDNPEWTASGEDRIVEFLCRDIAETNINLNELSGGGWLDEIVISTQNNGRLGFDMRPLAGFDVRFSCRSVEILAVGLVPSA, translated from the coding sequence ATGAGCAGGGAAATTTCCAAAAGGGAAGTGGGTCAGACTTTGGTACAGAACAGCGAGCTGGTCTTAAATGCATTCGACTACTGGCCGGCCTTTCACGATTCTGAGGTTGTCACGTTCTGCAAAAGGATGGCTGAGGAAGCAGGCCGGCATGTAGCTGATGCAACTATAGCAGTACGGCATGGCGGTCAGGACAACCCAGAGTGGACGGCTTCAGGCGAAGATCGGATCGTTGAATTCCTATGCCGGGATATAGCTGAGACCAACATTAATCTCAATGAACTGTCCGGCGGTGGCTGGCTGGACGAGATCGTCATATCGACGCAAAACAATGGTCGCCTCGGCTTTGATATGAGGCCTCTCGCTGGCTTTGATGTTCGGTTTAGTTGTCGATCTGTCGAGATCCTGGCGGTCGGCCTGGTGCCTTCCGCCTAG